TCATGCCCCGGCAGGTCGATCAGACGCTCGGGGTTGCGCCCGATCTTGGCCACCAACAGGTTTCGGAAATGCTCAAGCAGATCGCCGTGGAGCTTTTTCATGTCGTGGCCGCGATCGTAGATTTCATCCAGCTGCCCCAGGACCGCCGGCAGATCGCGGTTGAGGATGACACCGGCGATATCGTGAAGGATCTTGCGGTCGATGACACCCAGGATATCCAGCACCTCCCGGGGGTCGATCCCATCAGCGGCATCGGCGCTGGCGATCACCTGGTCCAGCAGGCTCAGGGCGTCGCGCATGCTGCCGCCGGCCTCGCGCGCAATCAACCACAGACTTTCGGACTGCACCACAACCTCCTGTCGGCGGCAGAGCATTTGGAGGTGGTCTGCAATCGCCCTCAGATCGATGCGCCGCAGGTCGTGGCGCTGGCAGCGGGAGAGGATCGTGACCGGAATTTTATGGGGCTCGGTGGTCGCAAAGAGAAACATCACATGCGCCGGCGGCTCCTCAAGCGTTTTCAGCAACGCGTTGAAGGCTTGAAGGCTCAGCATGTGAACCTCGTCGATGATGTAGATCTTGCGGGGGCTGTGGGACGGCATGTACTGCAGATTTTCGCGCAGCTCCCGGACCTGCTCGACGCTGTTGTTGGAGGCCCCGTCGATTTCATAGACATCGGCCGCATTTCCCGCGGTGATTTCGCGGCACGAGCGGCAAACGTTGCAGGGCTGCGGTGTGGGGCCCTGTTCGCAGTTCATGGCCTTGGCCAGAATCCGCGCCACCGTGGTTTTGCCCGTTCCCCGCGGCCCCGCAAACAAAATCGCGTGGGCCACCCGGCCAGAGGTGATGGCATTGGTCAGCGTGCGGGTGACGTGCGCCTGCTGAACGACCTGGTCGAAGGTTTGCGGACGATATTTACGGGCAAGGACCAAATAGGACATCGCAACCACTCCCCGTGTAACGCGCAAAGGCTTACCCAGCTGGCGGAAACGCGCGTGTGATTTCCAGGGGTGAGACTACCGGGGGCGAACGGGAGGGGGGTCGAATTGAAAAAATATGGCGGAGAGAGAGGGATTCGAACCCTCGGTGCCGCTTTTGACAGCACACACGATTTCCAGTCGTGCTCCTTCAGCCAGCTCGGACATCTCTCCGCAAAAAAAACGAAACCGGACTGCCACCCGCATCCCCAAGACGCCGCCGCGGGCACGTGCGGCCGTATGTTTCAGCCGGAGGCATGCGGCGCATCCCCGAAAGCCCCCTTAAGCCGAAAAATTGTGGCGGAGAGGGTGGGATTCGAACCCACGATCCCGTTTTTGACAGGATACCGCTTTTCGAGAGCGGGGCCTTCAGCCACTCGGCAACCTCTCCTGAACTTGTCGGCTGCCGATCCCAGCGGGCCGCCACCCGTTGCGAGACCAGCGGCGCAAAATTTTCCAGCATGTGGGGGAAAGATCGGCAAGCATGGGATCGGTCCGGCGCAGGTATGTCTCATTATACTTTTTGATTTTGACTGTCAATGGTCGATTGTCACTTTCTGCTTGAACAACACCCCCCCTTTTAGTATCTGGAGCCTGATTTCAACCCCAGCGTGCAAGGTGGTCTTTAAATGGCGAAGATTCTCCCCTTCAAGGGGATTGTGTACAACCCCGACAAGGTGGGGGACCCGGCGCAGGTGGTCACCCCACCCTACGATGTCATCTCAAGCGACGAACAGCAAACCTTCTACGAAAGACACCCCCACAACGTCATTCGCCTGATCCTGGGAAAATCCAGCGGGCGGGACTCGGCCACGGACAACCCGCACACCCGCGCGGCGGCGGCCTACCGCCGCTGGCTGGCCGATGGCATCCTGCGCCGGGACCCGACACCCGTCTTTTATCTCACCAGTGTCGAATTCCCTTTCACAGGCGGCAGCCGCACCCGTATGGGCCTGATCGCGCGGGTTGAACTGGAGCCCTTCGAGAAGGGCATCGTTTTGCCACATGAGCGCACCTATTCCGCGGTCAAAGCCGAGCGACTGGGCTTGATGAAAGCCTGCCACGCCAATTTCAGCCCCATCTTTTCGATTTACCCCGACC
The window above is part of the Desulfobacteraceae bacterium genome. Proteins encoded here:
- the dnaX gene encoding DNA polymerase III subunit gamma/tau, translated to MSYLVLARKYRPQTFDQVVQQAHVTRTLTNAITSGRVAHAILFAGPRGTGKTTVARILAKAMNCEQGPTPQPCNVCRSCREITAGNAADVYEIDGASNNSVEQVRELRENLQYMPSHSPRKIYIIDEVHMLSLQAFNALLKTLEEPPAHVMFLFATTEPHKIPVTILSRCQRHDLRRIDLRAIADHLQMLCRRQEVVVQSESLWLIAREAGGSMRDALSLLDQVIASADAADGIDPREVLDILGVIDRKILHDIAGVILNRDLPAVLGQLDEIYDRGHDMKKLHGDLLEHFRNLLVAKIGRNPERLIDLPGHELAQLQSQVADVPAERLEQVFELLLREEGALKYAAQPRLVLEMAFVRMLQASPVLPIEVLIAKIDQLRQGLAELPVGTPPPQSLAPREEVALPASPPVSSPPAASAVEARYEPNESLAQSWQHVLEKLSGRDPALKAVLAASELLRVDAAVVEIQLCGSTFSLDRARRKESIALIEALCSDYFGGPRKLVLRTKELARDDEREKQREAARLKHEALHHPLVSEAIEVFEGQVVEVKIL